A genomic window from Variovorax paradoxus includes:
- a CDS encoding SDR family NAD(P)-dependent oxidoreductase, protein MFDLTGKVALVTGGNGGIGLGMAQGLAKAGARVIVAARNAQKSAAAVEALKALGSDSFALEADVSDEASVQKLFDDAAARCGRLDILVNNAGTNIRKPVDQLSLDEWHKVMNTNLTSAFLCSRAAHPHLKAAGGGKIINIGSMMSIFGAAYAPAYAASKAGIVQLTKSTALSWAADNIQVNAILPGWFETELTDGARSQVPGLYERVKARAAAGRWGQPADIAGTAVFLASPASDYVTGTAIPVDGGFSISG, encoded by the coding sequence ATGTTCGATCTCACTGGCAAAGTCGCGCTCGTCACGGGCGGCAACGGGGGCATCGGCCTCGGCATGGCGCAGGGCCTTGCCAAGGCCGGCGCGCGTGTCATCGTCGCCGCGCGCAATGCGCAGAAGTCGGCCGCTGCCGTCGAAGCGCTGAAGGCGCTGGGCAGCGACAGCTTCGCACTCGAAGCCGACGTGAGCGACGAAGCCTCGGTGCAGAAGCTGTTCGACGATGCCGCCGCGCGCTGCGGCCGGCTCGACATCCTCGTCAACAACGCCGGCACCAACATACGCAAGCCGGTCGACCAGCTCTCGCTGGACGAGTGGCACAAGGTGATGAACACCAACCTTACCAGCGCCTTCCTGTGCAGCCGCGCCGCGCACCCGCACCTGAAGGCTGCGGGCGGCGGCAAGATCATCAACATCGGCTCGATGATGTCGATCTTCGGTGCGGCCTACGCACCGGCCTATGCCGCGAGCAAGGCCGGCATCGTGCAACTCACCAAGTCGACGGCGCTCTCGTGGGCGGCCGACAACATCCAGGTCAACGCGATCCTGCCGGGCTGGTTCGAAACCGAACTGACCGACGGCGCGCGCAGCCAGGTTCCGGGCCTGTACGAGCGGGTGAAGGCCCGCGCCGCCGCCGGCCGCTGGGGCCAGCCGGCCGACATTGCCGGCACCGCCGTGTTCCTCGCGAGCCCTGCGTCTGACTACGTGACGGGCACGGCCATTCCCGTCGACGGCGGGTTTTCCATCTCGGGCTGA
- a CDS encoding methyltransferase family protein yields MLFWIQIFLFVAGTAALLYVSRGPLSQPGSHGFYRFFAWECMLVLIVVNLPMWHDDPFSPKQIVSSLFFVLSIWLPIHAVRLLKAQGKPTEARSDDPALYGFEKTSTIVSTGAFRYIRHPMYTALMLLAWGAFLKQFTWLTLALVLAATVLLFLTALRDEQECIAHFGDDYRAYMRGTRRFIPFVL; encoded by the coding sequence ATGCTCTTCTGGATCCAGATCTTCCTTTTCGTCGCCGGCACGGCCGCGCTGCTGTACGTGTCGCGCGGCCCTCTGAGCCAGCCCGGCTCGCACGGTTTTTACCGCTTCTTCGCATGGGAATGCATGCTGGTGCTGATCGTCGTGAACCTGCCCATGTGGCACGACGATCCGTTCTCGCCGAAGCAGATCGTCTCGTCGCTCTTCTTCGTGCTGTCGATCTGGCTGCCGATCCACGCGGTGCGGCTGCTCAAGGCGCAGGGCAAGCCGACCGAGGCGCGCAGCGACGACCCCGCGCTGTACGGCTTCGAGAAAACCTCGACTATCGTCAGCACCGGCGCCTTCCGCTATATCCGCCACCCGATGTACACGGCGCTGATGCTGCTGGCCTGGGGCGCTTTTCTCAAGCAGTTCACCTGGCTCACGCTGGCGCTGGTGCTCGCGGCCACGGTGCTGCTGTTTCTGACGGCGCTGCGCGACGAGCAGGAGTGCATCGCGCACTTCGGCGATGACTACCGTGCTTACATGCGGGGTACGCGGCGGTTCATTCCGTTTGTGCTCTAG
- a CDS encoding phosphatase PAP2 family protein, whose amino-acid sequence MNALNLTLFQWLTAGSQPTPWVLSVASAFALWGSWLCAAVLVVALWRHHADRAYLCIVAALAGFASMASHAIALSLNAPRPFMLGLAPSYIEHAGRGSLPSTHATVMFMVALAFLLRPSLRRLSVPLLVLAAVTGWARVYVGVHFPLDIAAGLLLAVAIAGLLAAAQWLAHRFISFPASHAGRTRDDKTAAASFWRHP is encoded by the coding sequence ATGAACGCGCTGAACCTCACACTCTTTCAATGGCTCACGGCCGGCAGCCAGCCGACGCCGTGGGTGCTGTCGGTTGCATCGGCCTTCGCGCTCTGGGGCAGTTGGCTGTGCGCGGCCGTGCTCGTCGTGGCGCTGTGGCGGCATCACGCCGACCGGGCCTACCTTTGCATCGTGGCAGCGCTCGCGGGCTTCGCCTCGATGGCCTCGCACGCGATTGCGCTGTCGCTCAACGCGCCGCGGCCCTTCATGCTGGGGCTGGCGCCGTCGTACATCGAGCATGCAGGCCGCGGCTCGCTGCCCAGCACGCACGCGACGGTGATGTTCATGGTGGCGCTGGCCTTCCTGCTGCGCCCCAGCCTACGCAGGCTGAGCGTGCCGCTGCTGGTGCTGGCAGCCGTCACCGGATGGGCGCGCGTGTACGTGGGCGTTCATTTTCCGCTCGACATCGCCGCCGGCCTGCTGCTCGCGGTCGCGATCGCAGGGCTGCTCGCCGCAGCGCAATGGCTCGCGCACCGGTTCATTTCTTTTCCGGCGTCGCACGCTGGCCGCACGCGCGACGACAAGACAGCGGCCGCTTCTTTCTGGAGGCATCCATGA
- a CDS encoding glycosyltransferase family 2 protein translates to MISPTNASRHSRAPARLPQAEVPAPRTATPFTPPAGARSISCVIPCFNEAANLRHLLPLLEDILWATHMHWEIIVVDDGSTDDTAAVAEAWCELSGFRCISLSRNFGKEAALTAGLAAATGDAVVLLDGDLQHSPQLIHTMVAQWVAGAEVVYAVREERSDESRFKQLGSRLFYSLVNSSDRFAVPKDAGDFRLMDRKVVDALMSLPERSRFMKGLYAWVGFRAVALPYTPAPRAEGSSTFNARRLVRLAIDGLTAFTTWPLRMVSVVGLLLALPAFGYGAFVAIDHLLYGNTISGWTTIVVSLMFFIGIQMISTGIVGEYIARIYEEVKGRPLYVVREEHGTGIETGKP, encoded by the coding sequence ATGATCTCCCCGACCAACGCCAGCAGGCATTCGCGCGCACCGGCCAGGCTGCCGCAGGCCGAGGTTCCTGCGCCACGCACGGCCACGCCTTTCACCCCACCGGCCGGAGCGCGCAGCATCTCCTGTGTGATCCCCTGCTTCAACGAGGCGGCCAACCTGCGGCACCTGCTGCCGCTGCTCGAAGACATCCTCTGGGCGACGCACATGCACTGGGAGATCATCGTGGTGGACGACGGCAGCACCGACGACACCGCTGCGGTAGCAGAGGCGTGGTGCGAGCTCTCGGGCTTTCGCTGCATCTCGCTGTCGCGCAACTTCGGCAAGGAGGCCGCGCTCACAGCAGGCCTCGCAGCGGCCACGGGCGACGCGGTGGTGCTGCTCGACGGCGACCTGCAGCACTCGCCGCAACTCATCCACACGATGGTCGCACAGTGGGTGGCCGGCGCGGAGGTGGTGTACGCAGTGCGCGAGGAGCGCAGCGATGAAAGCCGCTTCAAGCAACTCGGCAGCCGGCTCTTCTACAGCCTCGTCAATTCGTCGGACCGCTTTGCCGTCCCCAAGGATGCGGGCGACTTCCGGCTGATGGACCGCAAGGTGGTCGATGCGCTCATGAGCCTGCCCGAGCGCAGCCGCTTCATGAAGGGGCTGTACGCCTGGGTAGGCTTTCGCGCGGTGGCGCTGCCCTACACGCCCGCGCCACGCGCGGAAGGCAGCAGCACGTTCAACGCACGCCGGCTGGTGCGCCTGGCCATCGACGGGCTCACCGCCTTCACCACCTGGCCGCTGCGCATGGTCAGCGTGGTGGGCCTGCTGCTGGCGTTGCCGGCCTTCGGTTACGGTGCTTTCGTGGCAATCGACCACCTGCTGTACGGCAACACCATCTCGGGCTGGACCACCATCGTCGTGAGCCTGATGTTCTTCATCGGCATCCAGATGATCTCTACCGGCATCGTGGGCGAATACATCGCGCGCATCTACGAGG